TACTCTGCTTCTGCGATCGCCCTCATGATCAGCCTCAGTGTCATGAGTATGGGCTGTGCGGCTCCCTCGACGGCTGAGTCCACTCCTGCAAGCAAACCGCCCGTGACTGTTTCTTCTCCCGATACAGCGCCGCCCTCTGAGACATCCCAGAGTCCTGAGCTTAACGACCAGGCCCAATCCTTGCCGATCACCGCCACGGCCCTGATTGCTGGGGAGGTGATTGAGCTGGAAGTGGCCCAAACTCCAGACCAGCAAGCCCTAGGTTTGATGTATCGCACCAGCCTGCCCGATGATCGAGGGATGCTGTTTCCCTTCGATCGCCCTCGGTTTACGCGGTTTTGGATGCGGAATGTTGAGATTTCCCTGGATATGATTTTCTTGGCTGGTGATGAGGTGGTGGCGATCGCCCAAGATGTGCCGCCCTGCCGAGAGGCCGTCTGCCCCACCTACGGCCCCGATACCCAAGTCACCCAGGTGATTGAGCTGCGCGGCGGCCGGGCGGAAGAGTTGGGTCTGGAAGTGGGCGATCGCATCTCCATTACGCCCGTACCCTAAAACCATCTACGTGGGCGATACGACCTGACTGCCGTGGCTGCGAGGATCATCGTTGCTTGATGGTGCTACGGTGCGAGTTTCCACATCCGAGACACGACCCCGACCTTGTCGGTAGGGCAAGGGGCCGCCTGCTATTAGCGCATCGAGATTCGCAGCCATCACCGGCCGCGGCTGTTCACCAATGGTGCTGGCGATCGCTTCCCCCTGAGGATCGAGAAATACAAAGTGGGGAATGCCGTCTACTTGGTAGTGCAGCATTTCCGGCAACCATTTGGTGTTGTCTACGTTGAGCATGACAAAGTTGAGGCGATCGCTGTAGGTCTGCTTGAGTATTCCCATGTCGCCCGCCATGGCTTGGCATGAGGTACACCAGTTGGCGTAGAACTCTACCAGCGTTGGCTTGCCGTTGGTCAACGCCAGATCTAGGGGAACCGCTTCTTCAGCAAGGGCGGCCAAAGAGGTTCCCGTAGACTTGGTTTGAATACCTAGGAATACAGAAACGGACAGCGCTACGGCAACCAGGACAACGACGAAGTTGCGCAGGCGACTTAGGGAGGTGGAGCTGGGATCCGAGTTGGTCATAGATTTTTATCGCTAATACGTTGAGCAGGGATGCTCTTGTTTTATTGTGAAGACAAGACCGGGGTGAATCAAGGCAGCCGCACCCGGCATTACGTAGGCTGCTTGACCCAAGAGGAGAGCGATCGCTATGATCCAAACCAATTCTGAGAACTTATCCCTAGAGCAGGCTCAAGCCATGCTCCAGCAGTTTGACTACGATCGCTCCGAAGCCATCTCCAGCACGTCTCAACAGGTGCAGGCGGCCCTCAAGCAGGTGGCGCAGCATAGCGACTATCAAATTTTAGGCATCTGTGCCGACAGCCTAGACCAGGGTAGGACAGCTCTCGTCGCCTACGCAACAGCGTTGGGCTATCCCGTTCAGCCCGATGGCTTGACGCCCGTTGAAGGCCCTGTCTATATCAAATTCAACCCCAAAACCGGCCTGCTCTACAGCGATCGCTACGTTGGCGATCATCGGGGTGTGCTGGTGTCCTGCCAGTCTGCCTATGCGGAAGGTCTAAACGAGATGTATGGGCATCTGCCGTTAGACCTGTTCATCGCCGATGCCTGATTAGAGCTGGGGATGCTCTAGGCGTCTTGCTTGGATGTGGTGGTGAGCGGATCGGAAAAGATCACCTCGTCCAAGTCTTGTCGTGTTAAGGAATATTTGAAGGAGCGCTGAATATCTTCCCCGTCCTCGCCAGCGTTCAGGTAGCGAACCACCAAGGAATCAACTTCCATGATGATCTCGGCATGCCAATCGGGCGTATGCAACGACCAGCAGTGCAGATTGGTGACATCTTGCTGGCATCCTTTGGAGGCAAGCCACCGCTCAATGTCGGGTAGTGGATGGTTATATAACGGCGTATCTGTAGACGGTAATATCATGACATGACCTATTGCTAGGATAAACGGCAAATCAGAGCTATCCCCAGCCTAGAGGGGAAGTGTATAAATTGTATCGAACTGTCACTCTCCCAGCTCCGGCTGCTCAGGCTGTAACCATTCTGGCTGGGGCGACAGGTCAGATGCTAGGGAATCTAGAGATGGTGGATCTGGAGATGGTAGATCTAGAGACGGTAATGGAGCTGGGATGGTGAGATTGGGCTGGGTTTGAACCACGGGCACTGGGGTTTGGAGGGTGACTTCTCCCCGGGTGAGGCCCACGGCGATCGCCAGCAGCACACAGCCAATAAAGGTCACTGTCAAAATCAATAGGGCAAACAGCTCTCCGGCAGAGAGGGGGCGATCGATGGGATCGAGGTAGGCAGAAGATTTGCGGAATGAGGTTGCCTGGGAGAGGGATGGCTGTGGCTGCATCACGGATACCCGAGAATAGCCCATCTTCATGTCGTAGGTGAGGCGGCGATCGGGACTGCTGAGGGTGGCGTAGGCCTCGTTGAGGTCTTGAAACTTGGCTGTTGCGATTGCTGCCGGTAGGGTTGTTGTGTCTGGATGATAGAGCTTGCTGAGATCTCGGTAGGCTTGGCGAATGGCTTGGGGTGAGGCCGACGGATCGGTGCCCAACAGTTGGTAGTAGTTGAGCGCAGTGGCGGGGGTAGAT
This sequence is a window from Candidatus Obscuribacterales bacterium. Protein-coding genes within it:
- a CDS encoding DUF192 domain-containing protein: MEPVWATAIASDLNHCLALMYLKLQAMVYSASAIALMISLSVMSMGCAAPSTAESTPASKPPVTVSSPDTAPPSETSQSPELNDQAQSLPITATALIAGEVIELEVAQTPDQQALGLMYRTSLPDDRGMLFPFDRPRFTRFWMRNVEISLDMIFLAGDEVVAIAQDVPPCREAVCPTYGPDTQVTQVIELRGGRAEELGLEVGDRISITPVP
- a CDS encoding thioredoxin family protein → MTNSDPSSTSLSRLRNFVVVLVAVALSVSVFLGIQTKSTGTSLAALAEEAVPLDLALTNGKPTLVEFYANWCTSCQAMAGDMGILKQTYSDRLNFVMLNVDNTKWLPEMLHYQVDGIPHFVFLDPQGEAIASTIGEQPRPVMAANLDALIAGGPLPYRQGRGRVSDVETRTVAPSSNDDPRSHGSQVVSPT
- a CDS encoding DUF1824 family protein, whose product is MIQTNSENLSLEQAQAMLQQFDYDRSEAISSTSQQVQAALKQVAQHSDYQILGICADSLDQGRTALVAYATALGYPVQPDGLTPVEGPVYIKFNPKTGLLYSDRYVGDHRGVLVSCQSAYAEGLNEMYGHLPLDLFIADA
- a CDS encoding DUF3143 domain-containing protein — encoded protein: MILPSTDTPLYNHPLPDIERWLASKGCQQDVTNLHCWSLHTPDWHAEIIMEVDSLVVRYLNAGEDGEDIQRSFKYSLTRQDLDEVIFSDPLTTTSKQDA
- a CDS encoding J domain-containing protein, yielding MTTGHSAQQSTPATALNYYQLLGTDPSASPQAIRQAYRDLSKLYHPDTTTLPAAIATAKFQDLNEAYATLSSPDRRLTYDMKMGYSRVSVMQPQPSLSQATSFRKSSAYLDPIDRPLSAGELFALLILTVTFIGCVLLAIAVGLTRGEVTLQTPVPVVQTQPNLTIPAPLPSLDLPSPDPPSLDSLASDLSPQPEWLQPEQPELGE